The region TTTTGTGGTGGATGATTGCTGCCCGGAAAGTTCTGGAGAATATGTTGTTAAGCATTGCAAAGATAAACGGGTGCAGGTTATCTTTCATAAACAAAACCAAGGTGTAGGCGGTGCAATGGTGACAGGGTACAAAGCCGCACTTGATAAAAATGCTGAAATAATTGTGAAGATAGATGGAGACGGACAAATGGATCCGAAGCTTCTTCCTTTATTTATTAAGCCAATTGTTGACGGGGAAGCTGACTATACAAAAGGAAACAGATTTTATAATCCGGATTTTCTGGCTCGTATGCCTAAATTGAGACTTATAGGCAACGGAGGCCTAAGTTTTATTAACAAATTGGTAAGTGGTTATTGGGATATAATGGATCCAACAAATGGCTATACTGCAATTCATAAGTTTGCTCTTCAAATGTTACCTCTCGATAAAATTGATAAACGATATTTTTTTGAAAGTGATATGTTATTCAGGCTTAATATAGCAAGGGCAGTTGTCACTGATATTCCAATGTTTGCAGTTTATGGAGAAGAGGAAAGTAACTTAAGAATAAAAAAAGTACTATTTGAATTCCCAGTGAAATATCTAAATAGATTGTTTAAAAGAATATTCTACAATTATTTTCTTCGTGATTTTAATCTTGGATCATTAGAGATTCTATTCGGGTTCTCGTTTTTCTCATTTGGAGTAATTTTTGGAATTAAACAATGGTTTCATGGCTATTACACAAATACAGAGGCTACTTCGGGAACAGTAATGGTAGCCGCACTGCCAATTATTTTAGGGTTTCAATTAGTACTTTCTGCACTTCAGTACGATGTACTAAGTATTCCAAAAAAAGCTTTAGTAAGAATTGGAAATAGATTTAAATAAATGAAATATGAATTTGAAGATAATCTTTCTAGAATTTCTTCTCTAGATAAATTTACAAAGTTTGAATACACGAACAATTCTCGTTTGGAAGGCTTATCCGTTGTTATTTTAAATTTAGACAAACCTGAATTCATTTTGCCCCTTGTGCAAATATTAGTGGAATCAAAAAAACACTTTAGAGAAAATAAACTCGAGTTAGAAATCCTAATCGGGGATACCGGATCTAAAGATCCATATGTTTTGGAAATGTACAAGAATGCTGAAATTAAGGTAATTAATGGATTAAAGTATCAATTTTCAAAAAATAATAATGAAGTAGCCTTCGCTCATTCAAAATGTAAATGGATTCTTTTTATGAATAACGATATCATTTTTGAGAATTCTCGGCTATTGTTTGATCTTTACAATTATGCAAAGGATTCAGAAAATTTAGGTATTGTAGGTCATGTTCTCTTGTTTCAAAATCAGTCTATCCAGCACCGAGGTATAGAGTTTCTGAGAATTAATCATGGTAGAGATTTTCTTCCTTATCACATTGACGGGGGAAAAAAGGAAGTAGTTTGCCCTAAGGAGAAGGATTTCCCAGCTACTACCGGTGCCTTTTTGATGATAGAGAGTAATCTATTTAAAATGGTGAATGGTTTTAATGAGAGGTATGAAAAGGAAGCCCAGGATATCGATTTGTGCCTGAAAATTAAGAGAATGGGATATGATATAAAAGTATTAAATCTTGCAAAAGTGTATCATTTTGAAAATGGTACTCGTGTTAAAGGAGAGGAAAGTACTTTTGATCGTGCACTTTTCGTTCGTCTTTGGTCAAGTTTTATCGAATCATCAATTTCCCAATGAAAATATTAATTTTAACTTATCGAATGGCCATGGGTTTTGGCGTGGATGTAGTTGTCGGAGAAACTGCAAGACGTTTTGTAAAAAAGGGTTTAGATGTTACAATCGGCGTAATTGATCAAGAGCCTGGAGTTTATGCCGACCTGAACATTAGAAAATTAGATTCATCTAATCCGGTATCAAAGTCATTCTTAATTGCAACTGATCCAGATGTTATCATTATTCATACTTTTCCTTTTTTTGAGCAGATAGACTACTTAAAAGACTTTGCCCCTGTCATATTTTGGGAACATGGTGATCCTAGTCCTGAACTTCAAGTAGATCCTGGAAAATCTTTTTTAGCGAATGAGAAACTACACAAAGCTACAAATGGGTACCCGAAGGCAAATGGAATCATCAGTATCTCGGAATTTATTGCTTCGGAAATAGGAGAGTTTGATTCGAAGATTATTTACAATGGCTCTGAACATATTCCATTATTTGAAAAACAGAAAAAGATTTCTGGTAATAATAAACTTCGAGTGGGTGTACTCAATAGAATAGGTCCAGGAGAAAACCGGTATAAAGGTATAGAAAGATACGAGAATTTGATACAAGCGGTACATAACCAAGATTCTTTCCAATTTTGTTTTGCTGGAAGGGGACGAGAAGAAGATGCCCAGGCGCTTATCAGTCAGAATATTGAAGTAAGGTTGAATCTTTCTGAGGAAGAGAAGCTAGAATATTTAAAAGGTCTAGACGTGTTTATTTCATTCAGTCTTTGGGAAGGATTTAACCTTCCTTTGGTTGAGGCAGCACGGCTTGG is a window of Leptospira ryugenii DNA encoding:
- a CDS encoding glycosyltransferase family 4 protein, giving the protein MKILILTYRMAMGFGVDVVVGETARRFVKKGLDVTIGVIDQEPGVYADLNIRKLDSSNPVSKSFLIATDPDVIIIHTFPFFEQIDYLKDFAPVIFWEHGDPSPELQVDPGKSFLANEKLHKATNGYPKANGIISISEFIASEIGEFDSKIIYNGSEHIPLFEKQKKISGNNKLRVGVLNRIGPGENRYKGIERYENLIQAVHNQDSFQFCFAGRGREEDAQALISQNIEVRLNLSEEEKLEYLKGLDVFISFSLWEGFNLPLVEAARLGNVCLAFDTGAHPEVCPFVFENVESMAKFLDILATNNGLLNKYSKDALLFVSTKFNWDRAADQAFQYLREVYLRDTRVRNVSFMKRLNILYHFSMYYFYRLNLGITGSVKFLKEHGYRDFVLLLKRKIASIFFSLR
- a CDS encoding glycosyltransferase is translated as MKYEFEDNLSRISSLDKFTKFEYTNNSRLEGLSVVILNLDKPEFILPLVQILVESKKHFRENKLELEILIGDTGSKDPYVLEMYKNAEIKVINGLKYQFSKNNNEVAFAHSKCKWILFMNNDIIFENSRLLFDLYNYAKDSENLGIVGHVLLFQNQSIQHRGIEFLRINHGRDFLPYHIDGGKKEVVCPKEKDFPATTGAFLMIESNLFKMVNGFNERYEKEAQDIDLCLKIKRMGYDIKVLNLAKVYHFENGTRVKGEESTFDRALFVRLWSSFIESSISQ
- a CDS encoding glycosyltransferase family 2 protein; the protein is MKIAVVIPSFRVKKHILDVIRSIGKEVEFIFVVDDCCPESSGEYVVKHCKDKRVQVIFHKQNQGVGGAMVTGYKAALDKNAEIIVKIDGDGQMDPKLLPLFIKPIVDGEADYTKGNRFYNPDFLARMPKLRLIGNGGLSFINKLVSGYWDIMDPTNGYTAIHKFALQMLPLDKIDKRYFFESDMLFRLNIARAVVTDIPMFAVYGEEESNLRIKKVLFEFPVKYLNRLFKRIFYNYFLRDFNLGSLEILFGFSFFSFGVIFGIKQWFHGYYTNTEATSGTVMVAALPIILGFQLVLSALQYDVLSIPKKALVRIGNRFK